The proteins below are encoded in one region of Pseudomonas entomophila L48:
- a CDS encoding 2-hydroxyacid dehydrogenase: MSKTVLVLVETVDDYLPLLERAGYRLIRAPSPQMRADAIARHAQQIDAVLTRGPLGLTADEIDTLVSLRIICVIGAGYEQVDLVAAAARGITVTNGAGANAGPVADHAMALLLALLRDIPRADASTRRGEWNRVISPSVSGKRLGIIGLGAVGQAIARRAALGFDMNVSYHSRTPRADAPYTWYDSPLHLADAVDILVVATPGGNGTRHLVDAKVLEALGAEGYLVNIARASVVDTDALVTALHQGQIAGAALDVFDDEPAVPDALKALANTVLTPHVAGQSPEAARDTVALVLRNLQAFFAGEPVLTPVRG, from the coding sequence ATGAGCAAGACAGTCCTGGTCCTGGTGGAAACCGTTGACGATTACCTGCCCTTGCTGGAGCGGGCGGGCTATCGACTGATCCGCGCCCCTTCGCCGCAGATGCGTGCCGACGCCATCGCCCGTCATGCCCAGCAGATCGATGCCGTGCTTACCCGTGGGCCGCTGGGCCTGACCGCCGACGAGATCGACACGCTGGTCAGCCTCAGGATCATCTGCGTGATCGGCGCCGGCTACGAGCAGGTCGACCTGGTTGCCGCGGCCGCCCGGGGGATCACGGTCACCAATGGCGCGGGCGCAAACGCCGGCCCTGTCGCCGACCACGCCATGGCACTGTTGCTGGCGCTGCTGCGCGATATTCCCCGAGCCGATGCCAGCACCCGACGGGGCGAGTGGAACCGGGTGATCAGCCCTTCGGTCAGCGGCAAGCGCCTGGGTATCATCGGCCTTGGCGCGGTGGGCCAGGCCATTGCCCGGCGAGCGGCCCTTGGCTTCGACATGAATGTCAGCTACCACAGCCGCACTCCACGTGCGGATGCTCCTTACACCTGGTACGACAGCCCACTGCATCTGGCCGACGCGGTGGATATCCTCGTGGTCGCCACGCCAGGCGGCAACGGTACGCGCCATCTGGTCGACGCAAAGGTGCTCGAGGCTTTGGGCGCCGAGGGTTACCTGGTCAATATCGCCAGGGCCAGCGTGGTGGACACCGACGCCTTGGTCACCGCCCTGCATCAAGGCCAGATCGCTGGCGCCGCGCTGGACGTATTCGATGACGAGCCCGCGGTGCCTGACGCACTCAAGGCGTTGGCCAATACCGTGCTGACCCCGCATGTCGCCGGGCAGTCTCCCGAGGCGGCTCGTGATACCGTCGCCCTGGTGCTGCGCAACCTGCAGGCATTCTTTGCGGGTGAACCGGTACTGACACCTGTGCGTGGATAA
- the ccmI gene encoding c-type cytochrome biogenesis protein CcmI: MTEFWLSAGLLLLAALAFLLIPILRGRRRQQAEQDRTALNVALYEERVAELAAQQQAGVLDAGQLARGRDEAARELLADTERNDASVQGHLGKAVPLLASVLVPAMALGLYLHFGAADKVELTQEFASAPQSMQEMTARLERAVKAQPESAEGLYFLGRAYMADQRPADAAKAFERAVALAGRQPELLGQWAQALYFAADKQWNPQLLALTDEALKADPREVTSLGLRGIAAFEGERYQEAIDFWQRLLAQLPEGDASRAALQGGIDRAADKLKASGGKVAEAARLKVRVELAAALKDKVRPDDTVFIFARASNGPPMPLAAKRVTVAQLPIEVELSDADAMIPQMKLSDFAEVQLVARVSRAGVPTRGEWKAQGAPLPTTTRAPQHLIIDSPDS; the protein is encoded by the coding sequence ATGACTGAATTCTGGCTCAGCGCGGGCCTGTTGCTGCTCGCCGCCCTGGCATTCCTGTTGATTCCCATCCTGCGCGGCCGTCGCCGCCAGCAGGCCGAACAGGACCGTACCGCGCTTAATGTGGCGCTCTATGAAGAGCGGGTCGCCGAACTGGCAGCCCAGCAGCAGGCGGGTGTGCTCGATGCCGGGCAACTGGCCAGGGGCCGTGACGAGGCAGCCCGCGAACTGCTGGCCGACACCGAGCGCAACGACGCGTCCGTTCAAGGCCATTTGGGCAAGGCTGTTCCGCTGCTGGCGTCGGTGCTGGTGCCGGCCATGGCGCTGGGGTTGTACCTGCATTTCGGCGCCGCCGACAAGGTCGAGCTGACCCAGGAATTCGCCAGCGCGCCGCAATCGATGCAGGAAATGACGGCACGCCTGGAGCGTGCCGTGAAGGCCCAGCCGGAGTCCGCCGAAGGGTTGTACTTCCTCGGTCGGGCGTACATGGCCGACCAGCGGCCGGCGGATGCCGCCAAGGCCTTCGAGCGTGCCGTGGCCTTGGCCGGGCGTCAGCCCGAGCTGCTCGGTCAATGGGCCCAGGCGTTGTACTTCGCTGCCGACAAGCAATGGAACCCACAGCTGCTGGCATTGACCGACGAAGCACTGAAGGCCGACCCACGGGAGGTCACCAGCCTTGGCCTGCGAGGTATTGCCGCCTTCGAGGGCGAGCGCTATCAGGAGGCCATCGATTTCTGGCAGCGCCTGCTCGCGCAACTGCCGGAAGGCGATGCCTCGCGTGCCGCGTTGCAGGGCGGTATCGACCGCGCTGCGGACAAACTGAAGGCCTCAGGTGGCAAGGTGGCCGAGGCGGCGCGTCTGAAGGTGCGGGTCGAACTGGCTGCGGCGCTCAAGGACAAGGTGCGCCCGGATGACACCGTGTTTATCTTCGCGCGTGCCAGCAATGGGCCGCCCATGCCCCTGGCCGCCAAGCGTGTCACGGTGGCGCAGTTGCCCATCGAGGTGGAACTGTCGGACGCCGATGCGATGATCCCGCAAATGAAACTGTCGGACTTTGCCGAAGTCCAACTGGTTGCCCGCGTCTCGCGCGCCGGTGTTCCCACCCGTGGTGAATGGAAAGCCCAGGGGGCGCCACTGCCCACCACTACGCGAGCCCCCCAGCACCTGATTATCGACAGCCCCGACTCATAA
- a CDS encoding cytochrome c-type biogenesis protein: MKRWLAAAVLGMSLAGVAKAAIDTYQFRDEAERERYQQLTKELRCPKCQNQDIADSNAPIAADLRREIFRMLGEGKSNPQIVDFMVDRYGDFVRYKPALSGRTWLLWFGPGILLVGGFVVLAVIVRRRRSQAVAGTPELSAAERERLAKLLEKETNHD; the protein is encoded by the coding sequence ATGAAGCGCTGGCTCGCAGCCGCCGTGCTGGGCATGAGCCTGGCCGGTGTGGCCAAGGCGGCCATCGACACCTATCAGTTTCGCGACGAGGCCGAGCGTGAGCGCTACCAGCAACTGACCAAGGAGCTGCGCTGCCCCAAGTGTCAGAACCAGGACATCGCCGACTCCAACGCACCGATCGCCGCCGATTTGCGTCGCGAGATCTTCCGTATGCTCGGCGAGGGCAAGAGCAACCCGCAGATCGTCGACTTCATGGTCGACCGCTATGGCGACTTCGTGCGCTACAAGCCGGCGCTCAGCGGGCGCACCTGGTTGCTGTGGTTCGGCCCGGGCATTCTCTTGGTCGGCGGCTTCGTGGTGCTGGCGGTGATTGTCCGCCGCCGTCGCAGCCAGGCCGTGGCCGGCACACCGGAACTGTCCGCCGCTGAACGCGAGCGTCTCGCCAAACTGCTGGAAAAAGAAACCAACCATGACTGA
- a CDS encoding DsbE family thiol:disulfide interchange protein, translating into MKRWIMVVPLAVFLLVAVFLYKGLFLKPDELPSAMIGKPFPVFSLGTVQGDRTLTQADLIGRPALVNVWGTWCPSCKVEHPYLNQLAEQGVVIHGVNYKDDNAAALKWLAEFHNPYQLNIADPQGSLGLDLGVYGAPETFLVDAKGIIRYKHVGVVDATVWREQLAPLYQGLVDEARP; encoded by the coding sequence ATGAAGCGTTGGATCATGGTAGTGCCATTGGCGGTGTTCCTGCTGGTGGCGGTCTTTCTCTACAAGGGGTTGTTCCTCAAGCCTGACGAGTTGCCCTCGGCGATGATCGGCAAGCCGTTCCCGGTGTTCTCGCTGGGGACGGTGCAAGGGGACCGCACGCTCACTCAAGCCGACCTGATCGGCCGCCCGGCGCTGGTCAATGTGTGGGGCACCTGGTGCCCGTCGTGCAAGGTCGAGCACCCGTACCTCAACCAGCTGGCCGAGCAGGGCGTGGTGATCCACGGCGTCAACTACAAGGATGACAATGCCGCCGCGCTGAAATGGCTGGCCGAGTTCCACAACCCCTACCAGCTGAACATCGCCGACCCGCAAGGCTCGCTGGGCCTGGACCTGGGTGTGTACGGCGCGCCGGAAACCTTCCTGGTCGACGCGAAAGGCATCATTCGCTACAAGCACGTGGGCGTGGTCGACGCCACGGTCTGGCGCGAACAGCTGGCGCCGCTGTACCAAGGCCTGGTCGACGAGGCCAGGCCATGA
- a CDS encoding heme lyase CcmF/NrfE family subunit produces MNAALVIPELGQLSMILAICFAAVQATVPLLGAWRGDSLWMSLARPAAWGQFAFLAFAFACLTHAFMTDNFSVAYVASNSNSALPWYYKFSAVWGAHEGSLLLWALILGGWTFAVSVFSRQLPQVMLARVLAVMGMISVGFLSFLIITSNPFQRLLPQVPGDGRDLNPLLQDFGLIVHPPMLYMGYVGFSVAFAFAIAALLGGRLDAAWARWSRPWTIVAWAFLGVGITLGSWWAYYELGWGGWWFWDPVENASFMPWLVGTALIHSLAVTEKRGVFKSWTVLLAIAAFSLSLLGTFLVRSGVLTSVHAFAADPSRGIFILFFLLFVVGGSLTLFALRAPVVKSQVGFALWSRETLLLANNLVLVVAASTILLGTLYPLVLDALTGAKLSVGPPYFNALFLPLMALLMLVLGVGVVVRWKDTPGKWLASMMTPVLVGSAVLAPVAGLIVDDFDWPILSVFALAAWVVFSGVRDILDKTRHKGLLKGLAGLNRSYWGMHLAHLGLAVCALGVVLSSNNSAERDLRMAPGETVELGGYHFLFEGAKHFEGPNFISDKGTVRVLRDGREVTVLHPEKRLYTVQQSMMTEAGIDAGFTRDLYVALGEPLENGAWAVRVHIKPYVRWIWLGGLLTALGGFLAALDRRYRVKVKARVRDVLGVSGATA; encoded by the coding sequence ATGAACGCGGCCCTGGTTATCCCCGAACTGGGCCAGCTGTCGATGATCCTGGCTATCTGCTTCGCCGCCGTGCAAGCCACGGTACCGTTGCTCGGTGCCTGGCGTGGCGATTCGCTGTGGATGAGCCTGGCGCGTCCGGCTGCCTGGGGGCAGTTCGCCTTCCTCGCTTTCGCCTTCGCCTGCCTCACCCATGCCTTCATGACCGACAACTTCTCGGTTGCGTATGTCGCCAGCAACTCCAACAGCGCCTTGCCCTGGTACTACAAGTTCAGTGCCGTGTGGGGCGCCCACGAAGGCTCGCTGCTGCTGTGGGCGCTGATCCTCGGTGGTTGGACCTTCGCCGTCTCGGTGTTCTCGCGGCAATTGCCACAGGTCATGCTGGCCCGCGTGCTGGCGGTGATGGGCATGATCAGCGTGGGCTTCCTGTCGTTCCTGATCATCACCTCCAACCCGTTCCAGCGCCTGCTACCGCAGGTGCCGGGCGACGGTCGCGACCTCAACCCGCTGCTGCAGGACTTCGGCCTGATCGTCCATCCACCGATGCTGTACATGGGCTACGTGGGCTTTTCCGTAGCCTTCGCCTTCGCCATCGCGGCGTTGCTCGGCGGGCGCCTGGATGCGGCCTGGGCCCGCTGGTCGCGGCCTTGGACCATCGTTGCCTGGGCATTTCTCGGCGTGGGCATCACTTTGGGTTCGTGGTGGGCCTACTACGAGCTGGGCTGGGGCGGCTGGTGGTTCTGGGACCCAGTGGAAAATGCCTCGTTCATGCCCTGGCTGGTGGGCACGGCGCTGATTCACTCGCTGGCGGTCACCGAGAAGCGTGGTGTGTTCAAGAGCTGGACCGTGCTGCTGGCCATCGCCGCGTTCTCCCTGAGCCTGCTGGGCACCTTCCTGGTCCGCTCCGGGGTGCTGACCTCGGTGCACGCCTTTGCCGCCGACCCGTCGCGGGGCATCTTCATCCTGTTCTTCCTGCTGTTCGTGGTCGGTGGCTCGCTGACGCTGTTCGCCCTGCGCGCACCCGTGGTCAAGAGCCAGGTCGGCTTTGCCCTGTGGTCCCGTGAAACCCTGCTGCTGGCCAACAACCTGGTGCTGGTGGTGGCGGCGTCGACGATCCTGCTTGGCACCCTCTACCCGCTGGTGCTCGATGCCCTGACTGGCGCCAAGCTGTCGGTCGGCCCGCCGTACTTCAACGCATTGTTCCTGCCGTTGATGGCGTTGCTGATGCTGGTGCTGGGCGTCGGCGTGGTGGTGCGCTGGAAGGACACACCCGGCAAATGGCTGGCGAGCATGATGACCCCGGTGCTGGTCGGCAGCGCGGTGCTGGCGCCGGTTGCCGGGTTGATCGTCGATGACTTCGACTGGCCGATCCTGAGTGTGTTCGCCCTGGCCGCCTGGGTGGTGTTCAGCGGTGTGCGCGACATCCTCGACAAGACCCGTCACAAAGGCCTTCTCAAAGGCCTGGCCGGCCTCAACCGCAGCTACTGGGGCATGCACTTGGCGCACCTGGGCCTGGCGGTGTGCGCCCTGGGTGTGGTGCTGTCGAGTAACAACAGCGCCGAGCGCGACCTGCGCATGGCGCCGGGCGAGACCGTCGAGCTGGGCGGCTACCACTTCCTGTTCGAGGGTGCGAAGCATTTCGAAGGGCCGAACTTCATCTCCGACAAAGGCACCGTTCGTGTGTTGCGCGACGGCCGCGAAGTGACCGTGCTGCACCCGGAGAAGCGCCTGTACACCGTGCAGCAGTCGATGATGACCGAGGCCGGTATCGACGCCGGCTTCACCCGCGACCTGTATGTCGCCCTGGGCGAGCCGCTGGAAAACGGCGCCTGGGCGGTGCGGGTGCATATCAAACCCTATGTCCGCTGGATCTGGCTGGGTGGTCTGCTGACTGCGCTGGGCGGTTTCCTGGCGGCCCTCGACCGGCGCTACCGCGTCAAGGTCAAAGCCCGGGTGCGTGATGTCCTGGGTGTGTCTGGAGCGACTGCATGA